The Planctomicrobium piriforme genome includes the window CGGAATTCGCCGTCGCCCAGCGTCGAGTCGATCTGCGGTTACGAAGCCAGCGACGGCTGCACAAGCCGTTGCGATGAGAATGAATTCGACTCCCGATTAGATATGCATCCATTTCCCCACGGCCTGGAGAACGACCTCGCCGACCTCAATGACGCACCCTCACAGACGCTGCCTCACCCTGCAGTGCGAGCTCCGCATTATCGTCTGCAGCCAGGCTTGAAGAATGCCTCCCGCGTCACTTCACCGCTGAAGCGTAGCAGCTCCGGACAATGGGTCGCCGTCGACTGGGATACCGCACTGCGTGAATTCACCGGGCGGTTGAAAGAAATTCAGTGGCGCTGCGGCAAAGACTCGGTCGCCGTCGTCTGTCCTGGACAGTTGACTCTTGAAGAAACCATGCTGCTGAAGGCGCTGGCGTCGCGCGGACTCGGCATGACGTCCCCCCTCTTCGATCTCCGGGCGGAGGCGCTCCCCGCACTGGCGGCTTACGAACAATCCTTGGGATCATTTCTCCCCCCATATACATTGTCGGATCTGGAAGAATCGGACGCTCTGATTCTCCTGGGGAGCGACCTTTCACAAACGCATCCCGCGCTCTGGAGCCGCGTCCTCCGCAATCCCAATGCCCCCGAACTCATTGTCGTCGACGCACGGTCGACGGACACCTCTGCCAAAGCCAGCCAGCACCTGCAGGTGCGGCCCGGAACCGAATCGCTGCTGCTCAACGGCATCGCCCGCTTGATGATCGAGAACGGCTGGATCGACCGCGACTTTATCAGCGAATCGACCGACGGATTTCTTCAATATGCCGCTTCGCTCAATGGCTGTGATCTGGTCAGCGTGGCCCGGCGAACAGGTCTGACGACGCGTCAAATCGAACTCCTCGCGCGAACGATCCACGAGCGCGATCGGGTCTCCTTCTGGTGGTCGACCGACGAAATTCAGGGAATCGAAAACGCCGCATTGAATCTGGCACTGGTGACCGGCAACGTCTGTCGTTCGGGCACGGGTGCAAATGCCTTACTGTCTCCCAGCAGCATCCTTGGTCCGGTGCTGCTGGACTCGCTGGGTTCGCTCGACCCGATCGATGCTCGCAAGTCGGCTGCTCCACGTCCTGTCGATGCAGTCTGTTCCACCTGGGAGTCTCTGCGAGACGGCATTGAAAGCGAGCGCATCAAGGGGCTCTGGATCGTGTCAACCGGTTCGGCCTATCAATGGCCGGATGAAATCATCGGCAGCGATCTGCTCGCGCGTCTCGATTTTCTGGTCGTACAGGATCTTGCCGCGGACCAGCCGGTCTGTGCAACGGCGGACCTGTTCTTTCCAGCAGCGGAAGTGCGTGAAAAATCGGGAGCCTGGCTCAGTAGCGAACGGCGGCTGTCGGCAGTGAAAGCCGTGACCACGCCGCCGGGCCTCGCTCAGACCGACTTTGAGATCTTCCGCCGCATCGCCCGTTATTGGGGCTGCGGGCGGCTGCTTGACCAGTGGAGTACCCCTGAAGTTGTCTTCGAAGCCTTACGTCTCGCGACCGCAGGCATGGCTTGCGACCTCACCGGCGTACAGGATGCCGAGTTGCTGATCGCGAAGAGCGGCATTCAACTTCCCTATCCGGAACAGCGCTGCGATCCGCGAAATGATCGCCGTTTGTACGAAGACGGCAGATTCCAGACTGCAGCGGGCAGGGCACGATTTCTGCCTGAGGCCGACGCGGTCGACCGTCCCATTGACGACAGTGCCGCAACCGACTTTCCCTTCTTTCTATTGACGGTGCAGTGTGCCGCAGAGGACGTGGCCGAGAAACATTGCGACGGGCTTCCCTGGATCGAAGTTCATCCTCACGATGCCATGCGGTGTGGCATCGTCGGAGATGCGCCGGTTCTCGTCGAGTCGATGTATGGCGCTGCACCCGCCGCCGCACTGATCACCGATGATGTCTTTCCGGGACAGATCCTCGTTCGACTCCCCGGCTCTCAGCCGGCCGCATGGCTGGAACGTCTGTTCAATCCTGATTCCATGGAAGACGCCTGCCAGGCCTGTGCGGTCCGGGTCTCGCCGGGTGCGTAACGTCGTTTTTCTGCCCTCGACCTCGATCATCTGTCTGCGAACCGATAAGATGGATGCTGCATTATGAGAGGTCAGCGAACGGACGAGGGACTCGATGAAACGCATCAGTTGTGATGACGCCTTCCATCTCATCACCGATCCGCATGCCAGCCAACATGGCGAGCTGCAGGCACATCTGCAGGACTGCCCGCGCTGCCGCGATCTGGCCGATGCGCTGTCGCCGCTGCTGAGTTCGCTGACCACGCCCGCACCGGAATCGCCGCGGACCTTCTCAATGACCTTGCCGGCCGGTGAACCCGCCGTGCAGATTGCCCATGAATCGGCCGAGCGCCTGAACTCGTGGATGGCCCCTCGCAAAGCGTCGGCGTCCTATCGCGCAGGCCGCTGGACCTGGAAGATTTTGAGCGCCAGCCGGTATGCGGCTGTTTTCGTCGGCGGAGTGGCGGCAGCACTGGGGTTTGCTGCACTCCAGCCTTCTTCCCCTGCGGCGGCATCGCCGGCCGATCGCAACGTCTGCGTCTGGTCGACTCGGCAAGTCGCCGAAAGTCATGGCTCGGCGGACGTGGTCCTCACCTGCGTCGCCTGCCATTTGAATACAGCACGTCACTGAGACGCTGGAAATTCGAAGCACGAATTTCGAAATCCGAAACGAATTGATTCTGTTTCGGATTTCGTGCTTCGAATTTCGGATTTTCCCTACGGATGTGGTCTCATCTCATTGTTCTCCACAGCGGCCTGCTGGCTGCGAGCCGTCAGCCACGACTCAGAGAGCGTCGACTGACTTTCATAGCCGCGGGCAGCGCGCTGGCCGATGCCACCCATCTCGGGCAATACGCGATCCATCCAGCAGAGCAGTTCCTGCGTCAGTCCGGGCGTGAGTGACTGCAGCCTGATCGCAATGTTCCAGGGTTCATGGACGATCACTTCACGGTCACCGTACTGACAGGCCCGCAGTATTTGGAGAGCAGCGCGTCGGGCGTCCATCGACATCCCCGGCAGCGAGTCGCCGATGCTGAACCACGCATATTCCTTGCGATTCTGGCCCTTGAAGATCGCGTTGCGGGGACTGCCGGTGTTCATCAGGCTGGGACAGATGGTCGTGACGAGAATCCCTTCTTTGGCGAGTTCGGTCCGCAGGCCGTTCGAAAGGCCGACAAGAGCAAACTTGCTGGCGGCATACGGCAATAGATGCGGGACCGCCCGTTTGCCGCCCAATGAGGCGACATTGACGATGCGGCCTGTCCGGCGGCGACGCATTTCCGGCAGCACCGTCAGGGCAGTGTGGAGCGCGCCCCAGCAGTTGGTCGCCATTGAGTTCTGAAAATCATCCAGCGTCATCGCATCGAGCGGGCCGACTTCGATGATCCCGGCGACGTTGAAAAGAACGTCGATCGTTCCAAATGTATTCAAGACGTCTGCGATCATCGCCTCAACGGCCACGGGATCGCGGACATCGCAAGCAATGGCCGTCACGTCTCCGCCGCGATCACGCAGTTCGAGCAGAGCGGCATCGAGATCGGTTTGAGTTCTCGCCGTGATCGCTACCCGAGCGCCGCGATCGACCAGTTCGCGAGCGAGGACGAGGCCCAGGCCTCGGCTTCCGCCAGTCACCACCGCGACTTTACCGCGATAGTCGAACCACCGGGCTTGCCGGAACGCGTGCCTTGCAATCAACCCGCTGGCAAGGGCCAGCCCTCCGAGCGTCATGGCCTGTTTCAGTTTCGAATTCATCGTCGGCTCTCCTGAAATTTGTTTCGTTGCAATCTGTTCAGCAAATCAAATTCCGCGGCGACTTGGTTTGGCGGGAGGCCGTCTCAAAAAGTGGCTTTAAACAGGCAAGCTGGCACGTTGAGGTGGGCCAGAAAAACCTAATTCCACTGCACGTCGCATTTTCTGACGAGTTGACGCATTCTCGCCTCGAATCTGTGGTTGCGTGCGTTACAGTAAGTCAGATCCCCGGTCAGCCAGTGCGGAAGGAGTTGCCATGCCCCAGGGGGGACTGACCCGATTTTTGCTGTTCTGCCACGCGATTTTTGTTCGCCCTCAGCGCTTGGCCGCCGCTCTGGCGGCGGCAGCACTGCTCGCGCTCACTCCGATTGCAATGGGGCAGGGGCCAATCGTCCGCACGCCTGAGAACGAGAGTTCTTCTGCGAACCCGTTCCCGCGACGTAGCGCTCAGTCCCTACCGCAGCAATCCACAGTGCAGTGGCACACCTGGGGACCGGAAGCTTTTGACGCCGCCAGACGCGACAAAAAGCCGGTGCTGCTGTTCATCGGCGATGCCAGTTCGTACGCCTGTCAACAAATGCAGCGGGACGTCTTTTCGCGTCGTGAAATCGCCGCTGCCTTGAACGACCAGTTCATCAGCATCAAGGTCGACCGGAACGAACGGCCGGAGTTGGCACTCCTCTATTTCACTGCGCTCGAGGTATATCTCGAACTCGCAAAGTCGACGGAGTCGGCCAACTGGCCGGTGACGCTGTTTTTAACTCCGGAACAGCAACCATTCGCGGGCGGCATGACCTTTTCCGCGGCCGACAGAGACGGCGTTCCAGGCATCACGGCGGTCCTTGAACAAGTCCGGCAGGCCTGGTCAGGCCGCGAAGCGGACGTGCGTTCCACGGCTCAATTGATCACAACCGAAGTGACGCGGCGACTTACCACAGCGCCGGATTCCACTTCCGTCAAACTGAACGCAGAACTGGTGAACGGGGCCATCGCAGGAGCCGTTTCAGCGCTGGATTCAGTCGACGGCGGATTCGATCTCGATCCTGCCCATCCCGAACGGGGCAAGCTCCCACTCGCGCCACGGCTACAACTGCTGCAGGCACAGGTCGGCAGAGGAGAGCAGGGGAGCGAAGCACATGCCGGTAAGGTCGATTTCACGCTCGATCGCATGGCGGCAGGCGGCATTTGTGATCAGTTAGGGGGCGGTTTTCATCACGCCAGCACCGACCGCACCTGGACGATTCCCCGCTTTGAAAAAACGCTGGCGGAGAATGCACAGCTCGCGGAAGTATATGTCGACGCCTACCGCCGAACCGGGCGGGAATCGTATCGCAAAGTCGCCGAGCAGATCTTTGATTTCGTCCGTCGCGAACTGACCGGCCCGCAGGGTGGTTTCTATTCCTCGTTGAGTGCCGAGAGCCAGGGAGTCGAAGGGAAGTATTACGTCTGGACCCGTCGGGAACTCGAACAGTCCCTCACGCCGAGTGAACAGCGACTGTTCGCCGCAGCGTATGGCATGAATGAGCCCTCCCCGTTTCCTCCCGGGCATGTTGTGTTCCTGCCCGTCGGGCTGGATGAAACGGCGCGGCAGCTTGGAATTCCGGTGAAGGAGCTCGACGTTCGCCTGGGAGAGGTGCGTCGAAGATTATTTGAAGTCCGCAGCAAGCGACCTGCCCCCGCTTGCGACACGGATGTCATCACCAGTTGGAACGGGCTGATGATTCGCGCGTTCGCGACAGGCGGCAAAGTGCTCAAACGCCGGGAGTATGTCGATTCCGCGGAACGGGCCGCGCTGTATCTGCTGTCATCACATCGGGACGCCAACGGCCGGCTATTGCGGACTTTGCAGGAGCGACAGCAGGGACGCCCTGCCGTCCTGGATGACTACGCCTGTTTCGTCAGCGGGCTGCTGTCACTGCATGCAGCGACAGGGGAAGAGAAATGGCTCAATGCGGCCCGACGGCTGATGGATGACCAGATCGGCTCATTCTGGGATCGCCAGGGACACGGCTTTTTCCTCACTCCGCACGGAGAAG containing:
- a CDS encoding molybdopterin oxidoreductase family protein, with protein sequence MHPFPHGLENDLADLNDAPSQTLPHPAVRAPHYRLQPGLKNASRVTSPLKRSSSGQWVAVDWDTALREFTGRLKEIQWRCGKDSVAVVCPGQLTLEETMLLKALASRGLGMTSPLFDLRAEALPALAAYEQSLGSFLPPYTLSDLEESDALILLGSDLSQTHPALWSRVLRNPNAPELIVVDARSTDTSAKASQHLQVRPGTESLLLNGIARLMIENGWIDRDFISESTDGFLQYAASLNGCDLVSVARRTGLTTRQIELLARTIHERDRVSFWWSTDEIQGIENAALNLALVTGNVCRSGTGANALLSPSSILGPVLLDSLGSLDPIDARKSAAPRPVDAVCSTWESLRDGIESERIKGLWIVSTGSAYQWPDEIIGSDLLARLDFLVVQDLAADQPVCATADLFFPAAEVREKSGAWLSSERRLSAVKAVTTPPGLAQTDFEIFRRIARYWGCGRLLDQWSTPEVVFEALRLATAGMACDLTGVQDAELLIAKSGIQLPYPEQRCDPRNDRRLYEDGRFQTAAGRARFLPEADAVDRPIDDSAATDFPFFLLTVQCAAEDVAEKHCDGLPWIEVHPHDAMRCGIVGDAPVLVESMYGAAPAAALITDDVFPGQILVRLPGSQPAAWLERLFNPDSMEDACQACAVRVSPGA
- a CDS encoding SDR family NAD(P)-dependent oxidoreductase, with the protein product MNSKLKQAMTLGGLALASGLIARHAFRQARWFDYRGKVAVVTGGSRGLGLVLARELVDRGARVAITARTQTDLDAALLELRDRGGDVTAIACDVRDPVAVEAMIADVLNTFGTIDVLFNVAGIIEVGPLDAMTLDDFQNSMATNCWGALHTALTVLPEMRRRRTGRIVNVASLGGKRAVPHLLPYAASKFALVGLSNGLRTELAKEGILVTTICPSLMNTGSPRNAIFKGQNRKEYAWFSIGDSLPGMSMDARRAALQILRACQYGDREVIVHEPWNIAIRLQSLTPGLTQELLCWMDRVLPEMGGIGQRAARGYESQSTLSESWLTARSQQAAVENNEMRPHP
- a CDS encoding thioredoxin domain-containing protein, with the protein product MPQGGLTRFLLFCHAIFVRPQRLAAALAAAALLALTPIAMGQGPIVRTPENESSSANPFPRRSAQSLPQQSTVQWHTWGPEAFDAARRDKKPVLLFIGDASSYACQQMQRDVFSRREIAAALNDQFISIKVDRNERPELALLYFTALEVYLELAKSTESANWPVTLFLTPEQQPFAGGMTFSAADRDGVPGITAVLEQVRQAWSGREADVRSTAQLITTEVTRRLTTAPDSTSVKLNAELVNGAIAGAVSALDSVDGGFDLDPAHPERGKLPLAPRLQLLQAQVGRGEQGSEAHAGKVDFTLDRMAAGGICDQLGGGFHHASTDRTWTIPRFEKTLAENAQLAEVYVDAYRRTGRESYRKVAEQIFDFVRRELTGPQGGFYSSLSAESQGVEGKYYVWTRRELEQSLTPSEQRLFAAAYGMNEPSPFPPGHVVFLPVGLDETARQLGIPVKELDVRLGEVRRRLFEVRSKRPAPACDTDVITSWNGLMIRAFATGGKVLKRREYVDSAERAALYLLSSHRDANGRLLRTLQERQQGRPAVLDDYACFVSGLLSLHAATGEEKWLNAARRLMDDQIGSFWDRQGHGFFLTPHGEEVPLTRIKSAVDRTLPSGNSVSAGNLVRLARMKSDESYRGYAAETFQAFAPQLRSSPASCPALALALQEYLHWFGGPETPSAGEGLFAGGLSSPRDVPPPAALERAPRTMPASATTPPATPTTTGILRASTTEAAGNPDVQAAACISTSKLHGGGECTLALEIQIAPGWRLLTSPAANVDINPLSVSVLSPTGVQIKNLQIQAGEALRVAGLDQPVTANSDSVAVLGTLVLPADLKPVEELVIEVAYTLCNEQKCLPVKKIQLRAAVASATEMEPVTPVNAALIESLRSRLSLRAEGQ